A portion of the Bombus terrestris chromosome 3, iyBomTerr1.2, whole genome shotgun sequence genome contains these proteins:
- the LOC100647804 gene encoding uncharacterized protein LOC100647804 has protein sequence MPLRSNESSSRDTLNTVATSEERRRTGRYVAGGAVLAIMLLAVHHALLREASTIAGVSIPAIIMVCYIIWILYSAHRDRRKALRFATAMQLTEVISVPATSNEMICRNGTSKNEIRKADSSKLAYDTRASRENPAFSSKDEAA, from the exons ATGCCTCTCAGATCGAACGAGTCCTCTTCAAGGGACACCCTCAATACTGTTGCAACCTCG GAGGAACGGCGTCGGACCGGAAGATACGTCGCCGGTGGAGCTGTGCTAGCAATCATGCTACTCGCTGTGCATCATGCACTCTTACGGGAAGCGTCCACCATAGCTGGTGTCAGCATACCGGCCATAATAATGGTGTGCTACATTATCTGGATCCTGTATTCTGCCCACAGGGATAGACGAAAG GCGTTGCGATTCGCCACAGCGATGCAACTGACAGAAGTAATCAGCGTACCAGCCACTTCCAATGAGATGATCTGCAGAAACGGGACGAGCAAGAACGAGATACGAAAGGCGGACTCTTCGAAGCTGGCTTACGATACGCGAGCATCCCGCGAGAATCCTGCGTTCTCATCCAAGGACGAAGCTGCGTGA